In Vicia villosa cultivar HV-30 ecotype Madison, WI unplaced genomic scaffold, Vvil1.0 ctg.000009F_1_1_3, whole genome shotgun sequence, the following are encoded in one genomic region:
- the LOC131621514 gene encoding protein EMSY-LIKE 3-like — protein MSSQQNPSMEPAKTSSVDPLIGKQVSTRWSPGGPFIDGDIIEYDPANGMYKVIYAANTPKEFSCWVDMKKILPEDIDWEGFDQVPSTVEQNGQDSDDDNAEKVNKSVKKITVCTQTQMRPAKPKSKSKSKTSRVKKSA, from the exons ATGTCTTCCCAACAG AATCCTTCTATGGAACCTGCAAAAACATCATCCGTAGATCCACTGATTGGGAAGCAAGTTTCTACTAGATGGTCCCCTGGCGGCCCTTTTATTGATGGTGACATAATTGAATATGACCCTGCCAAT GGCATGTATAAAGTGATCTATGCTGCTAATACACCGAAAGAGTTTTCCTGTTGGGTTGATATGAAAAAG ATCTTACCGGAGGATATAGATTGGGAAGGGTTTGATCAGGTACCAAGTACTGTCGAACAAAATGGACAAGACAGCGACGATGATAATGCAG AAAAGGTGAATAAGTCTGTAAAGAAGATTACAGTTTGTACTCAAACTCAAATGAGACCAGCAAAGCCCAAAAGTAAAAGTAAATCAAAAACTTCAAGAGTGAAAAAAA GTGCATGA